A single window of Rhodococcus jostii RHA1 DNA harbors:
- a CDS encoding non-ribosomal peptide synthetase, whose protein sequence is MRTAFGHAMTLRVPRGVSSDMLAVRWGTASRRWWERATRPSRLWVVDVPAGSASEEARRRLAAECRRPVAVDGPAVRAVVMQYLDQVADLVVVADRRDLDTASLTLVCDVLVGVRDADTVTANPVGRHRHGRALGGWSAEVLRSSHPLVAAREDMTATVAAAAAVVTGRRDDLSVVTVPVWRVDRTRPPRMLGGFENWVDLAFHTSLDRTLAELAEEVKCSRQQEVSWESVKIGEMRSTATGVLGTVTRDTGREYLPCQTAPFPLTLVPVADTGGHATLEVYADPVSVDADTAARFGQWVARVVNGLRDPSPRRRRVFGAAVAPVGAGVRAPVSGGRIEDLVVRQAHERPDAVAVTHGRRTLTYRALEEQSAWMARGLHDRGVGPGDRVGICVDRSVDLVVTMLAVLRSGAAFVPMDVRHPPDRLAYTARDAGVRLVVTELQGEARWAGVPAVTPAELPGSVSGPGEVDWAVGGDGAPAYVVYTSGSTGRPKGVVIPHRAVPALMSATATEFAPTPGDTWSMFHSPAFDFSVWEIWGSLSTGGRLVIVPYWISRSPVEFHTLLADERVSVLSQTPSAFVLLAAADRDLEPLSALRLVVFGGETLDPRVVLPWLDRYPESRCRLVNMFGTTETTVHVTAHTVTRRDALTGSRTVGKPLPGWEMAVADEFGDPLPNGLTGEIYVGGAGVALGYLDRAGLTACRFVAAPGGSRWYRTGDRGRICDDGTLEHLGRLDTQVQIRGFRVELDEVRSVLLDDPVVTAAAVVPSGRPEDPAGIALDAYVVPGGSAAAGGTETVAAIRERAARFLPEHMVPRSITLVDALPLTINGKIDVARLPAPAPRSLPHNVVEPQDGGPLTDAGTAHMLTDIWESVLGVPVSLDDNLFELGGNSLCAIKADSMMRRLGLPALPMRELYRHPSIRGICGTLARLYLPRPDR, encoded by the coding sequence GTGCGCACGGCGTTCGGCCATGCGATGACTCTGCGGGTGCCCCGCGGAGTGAGCTCGGACATGCTTGCGGTGCGGTGGGGTACGGCGTCCCGTCGCTGGTGGGAGCGCGCGACCAGGCCGTCGCGTCTATGGGTGGTGGATGTTCCGGCCGGTTCGGCGTCGGAGGAGGCACGACGCCGGCTTGCCGCCGAGTGCCGGCGGCCCGTCGCTGTCGATGGTCCGGCGGTGCGCGCAGTCGTGATGCAGTACCTCGACCAGGTGGCCGATCTGGTCGTGGTCGCCGATCGGCGTGATCTCGACACTGCCTCGCTCACGCTCGTGTGTGACGTGCTCGTCGGCGTGCGCGACGCCGACACGGTGACCGCGAATCCCGTTGGTCGACATCGGCACGGTCGGGCACTGGGCGGATGGAGCGCGGAGGTACTGCGTTCCTCCCACCCGCTGGTCGCGGCCCGTGAGGATATGACGGCGACGGTGGCCGCTGCCGCCGCGGTGGTGACCGGTAGGCGTGACGACCTCTCCGTGGTCACGGTTCCGGTGTGGCGGGTCGACCGGACGCGGCCGCCCCGAATGCTCGGCGGATTCGAGAACTGGGTCGACCTGGCCTTTCACACTTCCCTGGACCGCACTCTGGCCGAGCTGGCGGAAGAGGTGAAATGCTCACGGCAACAGGAGGTCTCGTGGGAATCTGTGAAGATCGGAGAAATGCGCAGTACGGCAACCGGGGTGCTGGGGACGGTTACACGTGACACCGGACGTGAGTATCTCCCCTGCCAGACGGCGCCGTTTCCGCTGACACTCGTGCCGGTGGCCGACACCGGCGGACACGCCACCCTGGAGGTCTACGCCGACCCGGTGTCTGTGGACGCCGACACAGCGGCGAGGTTCGGGCAATGGGTCGCCCGAGTGGTGAACGGACTTCGCGATCCGTCACCGCGACGACGTCGTGTGTTCGGTGCGGCGGTGGCACCGGTGGGTGCCGGTGTGCGAGCGCCTGTCTCCGGCGGGAGAATCGAGGATCTCGTCGTCCGGCAGGCTCACGAGCGTCCCGACGCGGTCGCGGTGACCCATGGCCGGCGCACATTGACTTACCGTGCACTCGAGGAGCAGTCGGCCTGGATGGCGCGAGGTCTTCACGATCGGGGAGTCGGCCCGGGGGACCGGGTCGGAATCTGTGTGGATCGGTCGGTCGATCTCGTCGTGACGATGCTTGCGGTGTTGCGCAGCGGTGCGGCGTTCGTTCCGATGGACGTGCGGCATCCTCCGGATCGGCTCGCGTACACGGCGCGTGATGCCGGTGTCCGATTGGTCGTGACCGAGTTGCAGGGCGAAGCCCGGTGGGCCGGAGTACCGGCGGTGACGCCGGCGGAGTTGCCGGGATCGGTATCGGGCCCGGGTGAGGTGGATTGGGCTGTGGGAGGCGACGGCGCCCCCGCCTACGTGGTCTACACGTCGGGGTCGACGGGTCGGCCGAAAGGCGTGGTGATTCCGCACCGTGCCGTGCCGGCGCTGATGTCGGCCACCGCAACCGAATTCGCGCCGACTCCCGGGGACACCTGGTCGATGTTCCATTCGCCCGCCTTCGATTTCTCGGTGTGGGAGATCTGGGGCTCGTTGTCGACCGGTGGCCGACTCGTGATCGTGCCGTACTGGATCTCGCGGTCCCCAGTGGAGTTCCACACATTGCTCGCCGACGAACGCGTCTCCGTCCTCAGTCAAACGCCGTCCGCATTCGTCCTCCTGGCCGCGGCCGACCGGGATCTCGAGCCGCTGTCCGCGCTCCGCCTCGTCGTGTTCGGCGGTGAGACTCTCGACCCCCGGGTGGTACTGCCGTGGCTCGACCGGTATCCGGAATCACGATGCCGGTTGGTGAACATGTTCGGGACGACGGAAACCACCGTGCACGTCACCGCGCACACCGTGACGCGGCGCGACGCCCTGACCGGATCGCGCACGGTGGGGAAACCGCTACCCGGCTGGGAGATGGCGGTCGCGGACGAGTTCGGCGATCCTCTGCCGAACGGCCTGACCGGCGAGATCTACGTCGGCGGGGCCGGTGTCGCGCTCGGGTACCTCGACCGTGCCGGACTGACTGCCTGCCGCTTTGTCGCTGCACCCGGCGGGTCCCGCTGGTATCGAACAGGCGATCGCGGAAGAATCTGTGACGACGGCACTCTCGAGCATCTCGGTCGCCTCGACACCCAGGTCCAGATTCGCGGGTTCCGTGTGGAGCTCGACGAGGTGCGTTCCGTGCTCCTCGACGATCCCGTCGTCACGGCAGCGGCCGTGGTGCCCTCGGGAAGGCCGGAAGACCCGGCCGGAATCGCGCTCGACGCCTACGTCGTCCCGGGCGGGTCCGCTGCGGCCGGGGGGACGGAGACGGTCGCAGCGATACGCGAACGCGCGGCCCGATTCCTACCGGAACACATGGTGCCCCGGTCGATCACCCTGGTCGACGCTCTACCGCTCACCATCAACGGAAAGATCGACGTGGCAAGGCTTCCCGCACCCGCACCGCGGTCTCTGCCGCACAATGTCGTCGAACCGCAGGACGGTGGCCCCCTCACCGATGCGGGAACAGCGCACATGCTCACCGACATCTGGGAGTCGGTGCTGGGAGTCCCGGTCTCGCTGGACGACAACCTCTTCGAGCTCGGGGGGAACTCGCTGTGCGCGATCAAGGCCGACAGCATGATGCGGCGGCTCGGTCTTCCTGCCCTCCCGATGCGGGAGCTGTACCGGCACCCGAGCATCCGCGGAATCTGCGGCACTCTGGCGCGGCTCTACCTGCCCCGCCCGGATAGGTAG
- a CDS encoding SDR family oxidoreductase: MSADLAGKTAFVTGAARGIGRACAVEFAAAGADLMLVDITRNLPGVPYPLGSQSQLDYTAELCREHGATVLTQAVDVRELAEITAAVQVAHERFGRLDVLLNNAGIAAPSGKAAHDIAESEWRLMIDVDLSGAWRTIATAGRIMVTQRSGSIINIASTAGLVGYRHFAGYVAAKHGLVGLTKAVALDYAPSGVRVNALCPGSVRDSSEYEGRMLAEIARSLGVGVDEHESVFVQAQPTNKLVEPGEVAAAARWLASDDARGVTGSVVTVDGGFTAR; encoded by the coding sequence GTGAGCGCCGACCTCGCCGGAAAGACGGCCTTCGTGACCGGCGCGGCGCGGGGGATCGGCCGTGCCTGCGCCGTCGAGTTCGCGGCGGCTGGGGCCGACCTCATGCTCGTCGACATCACCCGAAACCTGCCAGGGGTGCCGTACCCACTCGGTTCGCAGAGTCAGCTCGACTACACCGCGGAGTTGTGCCGCGAGCACGGTGCGACGGTTCTGACCCAGGCGGTGGATGTCCGCGAGCTCGCAGAGATCACGGCAGCGGTGCAGGTCGCCCACGAACGATTCGGTCGCCTCGACGTGCTCCTCAACAATGCGGGAATCGCCGCACCGTCCGGAAAGGCCGCTCACGACATCGCCGAATCCGAGTGGCGTCTGATGATCGACGTCGACCTCTCCGGGGCGTGGCGGACGATCGCGACGGCCGGACGGATCATGGTCACCCAGCGCAGCGGAAGCATCATCAATATCGCCTCGACGGCCGGGCTCGTCGGGTACCGCCACTTCGCCGGGTACGTTGCGGCTAAGCACGGCCTGGTCGGCCTCACCAAGGCCGTCGCCCTCGACTACGCGCCGAGCGGGGTCCGGGTGAATGCGCTGTGCCCGGGATCGGTGCGGGACAGCAGTGAGTACGAAGGGCGGATGCTGGCGGAGATCGCACGCTCCCTGGGTGTCGGCGTCGATGAGCACGAGTCGGTTTTCGTGCAGGCCCAGCCGACCAACAAGCTCGTCGAACCCGGCGAGGTCGCGGCAGCGGCGCGGTGGCTCGCGTCCGACGATGCGCGTGGAGTCACGGGTTCCGTGGTGACGGTGGACGGCGGTTTCACGGCCCGGTGA
- a CDS encoding thioesterase II family protein, which translates to MSPATLVCLPYAGVGASFFRDWQSCAPRGLDILPVQLPGREERFGEDLLTSVDAAVHDIAPRVLPVLRESSGVAVFGHSLGAVLAYELAHRLTADGDVALTRLFVSGSPGPATVREVRASSLADEEFLDRVGELAGYSHPALANPELRELLLPVVRADVEMHENYRPPPRPPLDVPITALRGRGDHLVGAAQLAEWAATTTAGTSVIEVDGGHMYLTEHPHALVRLLAAQLAEDAR; encoded by the coding sequence ATGTCACCTGCGACCCTGGTGTGTCTGCCGTACGCAGGGGTGGGCGCGTCATTCTTCCGCGATTGGCAGAGTTGTGCGCCGCGGGGACTCGACATCCTCCCCGTGCAGCTACCCGGCCGCGAGGAACGCTTTGGTGAGGACCTGCTCACCTCGGTCGACGCCGCCGTCCATGACATTGCGCCGCGCGTGCTGCCGGTCCTCCGGGAGTCTTCCGGGGTGGCCGTGTTCGGGCACAGCCTCGGTGCGGTCCTGGCCTACGAGCTGGCGCATCGCCTGACTGCCGACGGAGACGTCGCGCTGACCCGCCTGTTCGTGAGTGGATCGCCGGGTCCGGCGACCGTGCGGGAGGTCCGGGCGTCGTCGTTGGCGGATGAGGAATTCCTCGACCGGGTGGGTGAGCTGGCCGGGTACTCCCATCCCGCGCTGGCGAACCCGGAACTGCGCGAGCTGCTGTTGCCCGTCGTCCGGGCCGACGTCGAGATGCACGAAAACTATCGGCCACCACCACGCCCACCGCTGGACGTCCCGATCACCGCCCTCCGAGGGCGGGGTGATCACCTCGTCGGTGCCGCTCAGTTGGCGGAGTGGGCGGCGACGACGACCGCGGGGACGTCGGTGATCGAGGTCGACGGCGGGCACATGTACCTGACCGAGCACCCGCACGCGCTGGTACGGCTGCTTGCCGCGCAGCTCGCCGAGGACGCTCGGTGA
- the ligD gene encoding non-homologous end-joining DNA ligase, with protein sequence MPAHQPAPPLRPVKPMLATLGSPPGGDDWAVEMKFDGVRAVATITPAAVHLFSRDNADITAAYPEIAAGLSEINPGRGVIVDGEIVAPAAGSGRPRFDLLRQRTPIQDPPPALQRAVPVAFCIFDLLVHRGAPILQWPYLERRQLLADLNLDLEGEALRVPPHWVDVAGEDMLRLADEHGLEGIVAKRMTSPYRPGRRSPDWVKTPLRNSAEVIVGGWEATSRGGLRSLIVGAHADQVGLIFVGHVGSGFTESHRRRTLMLLRPLERPSSPFDDHVPDELAAHARWVEPILVGTVEYREFTLDRRLRHPSWKGFRAGIDPRWVTVEELP encoded by the coding sequence GTGCCCGCTCATCAGCCCGCACCACCTCTCCGCCCGGTGAAACCGATGCTGGCGACGCTCGGCTCACCACCGGGTGGAGACGACTGGGCGGTGGAGATGAAATTCGACGGTGTACGCGCCGTCGCCACCATCACCCCGGCCGCGGTGCACCTGTTCAGCCGCGACAACGCCGACATCACCGCTGCATACCCGGAGATCGCCGCCGGACTCTCCGAGATCAACCCAGGCCGAGGCGTAATAGTCGATGGTGAGATCGTCGCGCCCGCAGCCGGCAGCGGCCGACCGCGCTTCGACCTGCTCCGACAGCGGACCCCCATCCAGGATCCACCGCCCGCGCTGCAGCGCGCCGTACCGGTCGCCTTTTGCATCTTCGATCTGCTGGTGCACCGCGGGGCGCCGATCCTGCAGTGGCCGTACCTCGAGCGCCGACAACTCCTGGCCGACCTGAACCTCGATCTGGAGGGTGAGGCTCTACGGGTACCTCCACACTGGGTCGATGTCGCCGGCGAGGACATGCTCCGGTTAGCCGACGAGCACGGTCTCGAAGGAATTGTCGCCAAGAGAATGACCTCGCCCTATCGGCCCGGACGCCGCTCACCAGATTGGGTCAAAACTCCGCTACGCAACAGCGCCGAGGTGATCGTCGGTGGGTGGGAAGCGACCAGCCGCGGCGGTCTGCGGTCGCTGATCGTCGGTGCCCACGCGGACCAGGTCGGCTTGATATTCGTCGGGCACGTCGGTTCCGGCTTCACCGAATCCCACCGGCGCCGAACGCTCATGCTGCTCCGGCCACTCGAGCGCCCTTCCAGTCCCTTCGACGATCATGTTCCCGATGAGCTTGCCGCTCACGCCCGCTGGGTGGAACCGATTCTGGTCGGCACCGTCGAGTACCGGGAGTTCACCCTGGACCGGCGGCTCCGCCACCCGTCGTGGAAGGGATTCCGCGCGGGGATAGACCCGAGATGGGTGACCGTCGAGGAGTTACCGTAG
- the idi gene encoding isopentenyl-diphosphate Delta-isomerase: protein MSPSAELLDEAGPQVGTVAEASVHTSATPLHLAFSAYVIDPEGQGLVGRRARWKSTWPGVWTNSCSGHPCPGENLPEAVARRVDEVLGIIPADITLILPDFRCRTRDPHKYVGRQYRTSLCSSGGYTVDDSPSTVVPAN, encoded by the coding sequence GTGAGCCCCTCCGCAGAGCTGCTCGACGAGGCAGGCCCCCAGGTCGGCACCGTGGCCGAAGCATCGGTACATACCTCGGCGACACCGCTGCACCTTGCGTTTTCCGCCTACGTCATCGACCCCGAGGGACAGGGGCTGGTCGGTCGGCGCGCACGGTGGAAGTCGACATGGCCCGGAGTCTGGACCAACAGCTGTTCCGGTCATCCCTGCCCTGGCGAGAACTTACCGGAGGCGGTCGCACGTCGCGTCGACGAGGTACTCGGGATCATCCCCGCCGACATCACGCTGATCCTTCCCGATTTCCGGTGCCGGACACGTGATCCGCACAAGTACGTGGGCCGTCAGTACCGGACATCGCTCTGCAGCAGCGGTGGATACACGGTGGACGACTCCCCGTCCACGGTGGTGCCTGCGAACTGA
- a CDS encoding aldo/keto reductase, with product MRLDQYVTLGRSGLRVSPFALGAMTFGEDAGGAGCSVEESEKILATYLDLGGNFIDTANFYTNGHSEKILGDFFAAHRGRRERVVLASKFFANLFPGDPNGGGAGRAAIIAQLHETLRRLRTDYVDVYWLHNWDRHTPIEETLRTLDDLVRAGKIRYIGISNNPAWVTAQAQTTALLRGWTPLIALQVEYSLLARTVEGELAPLALDQGMALVPWSPLKNGFLSGKYRRGTEVTDSARTAFVGGPTDAEFVVIDAAAAIADDLATTSAAVALAWLRARSGTVVPILGARRVEHLTDNVAGLEVTLGPEHLRILDEVSAPTLNYPAPMHGEQRAMLQFAGTTVDGESSTVYPPLLQSDVRY from the coding sequence ATGCGACTCGATCAGTACGTCACACTCGGCCGCTCGGGACTACGGGTCAGCCCGTTCGCCCTCGGTGCGATGACTTTCGGCGAAGACGCCGGTGGCGCCGGCTGCAGCGTCGAGGAATCCGAGAAGATCCTCGCCACCTACCTCGACCTCGGCGGCAACTTCATCGACACCGCCAACTTCTACACCAACGGCCACTCGGAGAAGATCCTCGGCGATTTCTTCGCCGCCCATCGCGGTCGCCGCGAACGCGTGGTGCTGGCATCGAAGTTCTTCGCGAACCTCTTTCCCGGCGACCCGAACGGCGGCGGTGCGGGCCGCGCGGCCATCATCGCTCAGCTCCACGAAACCCTTCGCCGCCTGCGCACCGATTACGTCGACGTGTACTGGCTGCACAACTGGGACCGCCATACCCCGATCGAGGAAACCCTGCGCACCCTCGACGACCTTGTCCGCGCCGGCAAGATCCGCTACATCGGGATCTCCAACAACCCGGCGTGGGTGACCGCGCAGGCTCAGACCACGGCGCTGTTGCGAGGATGGACCCCGCTGATTGCACTGCAGGTCGAGTACTCATTGCTGGCCCGCACCGTCGAGGGCGAACTCGCGCCCCTCGCACTCGATCAGGGCATGGCTCTGGTGCCGTGGAGCCCACTGAAGAACGGATTCCTGTCGGGCAAGTATCGCCGCGGCACCGAGGTCACCGACTCTGCCCGCACCGCCTTCGTCGGCGGTCCGACCGATGCGGAGTTCGTTGTCATCGACGCCGCCGCCGCAATCGCCGACGACCTCGCGACCACCTCGGCTGCCGTCGCGCTGGCCTGGCTGCGTGCCCGATCCGGGACCGTCGTCCCCATCCTCGGCGCGAGGCGCGTCGAACACCTCACGGACAACGTCGCCGGGCTGGAGGTGACTCTCGGCCCCGAACACCTCCGCATCCTCGACGAGGTCTCGGCGCCGACGTTGAACTACCCGGCGCCGATGCACGGCGAGCAGCGGGCGATGCTTCAGTTCGCAGGCACCACCGTGGACGGGGAGTCGTCCACCGTGTATCCACCGCTGCTGCAGAGCGATGTCCGGTACTGA
- a CDS encoding AraC family transcriptional regulator, with protein sequence MRNSPDLLDEIRAGITVHARPDLQTPIDGLLLSKVTAESAAPEYSLTEPLLVIMTQGGKRLLLGDRLYEYRAGQCLVVTASVPVTGHYIDISEGAPSLAMGLVLRPAAIAALVLQAPTERWSRGAAGVPAIETGDADVHLLDAAARMLRLLDHPADAPVLAPLIEQEILWRLLTGPHGSTIRQIGMADSDLAHVSRAIHWIRDNYSEPMRIDDLARLSSMSASAFHRHFRAVTAMSPLQYQKRIRLQHARSMLVAHPGDVAGVGHHVGYDSPSQFNREYRRLFGASPGKDAHGLRGNTALSDTGPLP encoded by the coding sequence GTGCGCAACTCCCCCGACCTCCTGGACGAGATCCGCGCCGGAATCACGGTCCATGCCCGGCCGGATCTGCAGACGCCGATCGATGGGCTGTTGTTGTCGAAAGTAACGGCCGAGTCGGCGGCGCCGGAGTATTCGCTGACCGAACCGCTGCTGGTGATCATGACCCAAGGCGGCAAGCGGCTCCTGCTCGGCGACCGACTCTACGAGTACCGGGCGGGGCAATGTCTCGTCGTCACCGCCAGTGTGCCTGTCACCGGCCACTACATCGACATCAGCGAGGGCGCGCCGTCGTTGGCCATGGGACTGGTCCTGCGGCCGGCCGCCATCGCCGCACTGGTGCTGCAGGCCCCCACCGAACGGTGGTCCCGCGGCGCCGCCGGCGTGCCGGCGATCGAGACCGGCGACGCAGATGTCCATCTACTCGACGCCGCGGCCCGGATGCTGCGACTGCTCGATCACCCCGCGGACGCGCCCGTGCTCGCCCCGCTGATCGAGCAGGAGATCCTCTGGCGGCTGCTCACCGGCCCACATGGGAGCACAATTCGCCAGATCGGGATGGCCGACAGCGACCTGGCGCATGTCAGCCGGGCGATCCACTGGATCCGCGACAACTACTCCGAGCCGATGCGGATCGACGACCTCGCACGGTTGTCCAGTATGAGTGCATCGGCGTTTCACCGGCACTTTCGAGCCGTCACGGCCATGAGCCCCTTGCAGTATCAGAAACGTATCCGACTGCAACACGCCCGCTCGATGCTGGTCGCACACCCCGGTGACGTCGCCGGCGTCGGGCATCACGTCGGCTACGACAGCCCCTCCCAGTTCAATCGCGAATACCGCCGCCTGTTCGGCGCCTCCCCCGGCAAAGACGCTCACGGCCTACGCGGAAACACCGCGCTGTCGGACACCGGCCCCCTGCCCTGA
- a CDS encoding glucose 1-dehydrogenase — protein MADQYAQQDPTTQYPAPDREHQPELSHPGLTSDMVTAPDHGEKSYRGSGRLDGRRALITGADSGIGRAVAIAFAREGADVVVSCLDEEEADARETVRLVEEAGRRGVVATGDITSEDHCQYLVDLTVRELGGLDILVNNAAFQMVQTGGIADITTEQFDRVLRTNLYALFWLCKKSVAVMEPGSTIVNTSSIQGTNPSPGLLDYATTKAGIIDFTKGLAADVAKRGIRVNAVAPGPIWTPLIPATMPADGYRQFGDDVPLGRPGQPAELAPAYVFLASNESSYVTGEVLGVTGGTPFT, from the coding sequence ATGGCCGACCAGTACGCCCAGCAGGATCCCACCACGCAGTACCCCGCCCCCGATCGCGAACACCAACCGGAGCTATCGCACCCGGGACTGACCTCCGACATGGTGACCGCCCCGGATCACGGCGAGAAGTCCTATCGGGGAAGCGGACGCCTCGACGGTCGCCGCGCCCTGATCACCGGCGCGGATTCGGGCATCGGGCGAGCGGTGGCGATCGCGTTCGCTCGCGAGGGTGCCGATGTCGTGGTCAGTTGTCTGGACGAGGAGGAGGCGGATGCACGGGAGACCGTGCGACTGGTGGAAGAGGCCGGACGACGAGGCGTCGTCGCGACCGGCGACATCACGTCGGAGGACCACTGCCAGTATCTCGTGGACCTGACGGTCCGTGAACTCGGCGGTCTCGACATCCTCGTCAACAACGCGGCCTTTCAGATGGTGCAGACGGGTGGTATCGCCGACATCACCACCGAGCAGTTCGACCGTGTCCTGCGCACGAACCTCTACGCGCTGTTCTGGTTGTGCAAGAAATCCGTCGCAGTCATGGAACCTGGATCGACGATCGTGAACACCTCGTCGATCCAGGGGACGAATCCGTCTCCCGGGCTTCTCGACTACGCCACCACGAAGGCAGGGATCATCGATTTCACCAAGGGATTGGCGGCCGATGTGGCGAAGCGGGGAATCCGGGTCAATGCCGTTGCACCGGGGCCCATCTGGACGCCGTTGATCCCCGCGACGATGCCCGCCGACGGTTATCGGCAGTTCGGGGACGACGTGCCTCTGGGCAGGCCCGGCCAGCCGGCCGAACTGGCACCCGCGTACGTATTCCTCGCATCGAACGAATCCAGCTACGTCACCGGAGAAGTGCTCGGCGTCACCGGCGGGACGCCCTTCACCTGA
- a CDS encoding Clp protease N-terminal domain-containing protein: MENSDRTTPPIRLDELIDAIKKVHAEAPLEQLTDAVLAAEHLGELADHLIGHFVDQARRSGASWTEIGKSMGVTKQAAQKRFVPKDPGQASDLDPNQGFSRFTPRARQVVVVAQNEARAAHNAEILPQHLVLGLLADPEGLGARAIAAQGVKLDSVRHAATATLPPAAEEVPALVPFDAQSRKALELTFREALRLGHNYIGTEHILLALLEVEDGVGVLTGLGVDKAAAEENIAANLDAIVAAREKE, from the coding sequence ATGGAGAATTCGGATCGCACGACCCCGCCCATCCGACTCGACGAGCTCATCGACGCGATCAAGAAGGTGCACGCCGAGGCCCCGCTCGAGCAACTCACCGACGCGGTCCTCGCCGCAGAACACCTCGGTGAACTGGCCGACCATCTCATCGGCCACTTCGTCGACCAGGCCCGCCGCTCGGGGGCATCGTGGACCGAAATCGGCAAGAGCATGGGCGTCACGAAGCAGGCCGCGCAGAAACGGTTCGTCCCCAAGGATCCCGGGCAGGCCTCCGACCTCGACCCGAATCAGGGATTCAGCCGGTTCACTCCGCGCGCACGACAGGTGGTGGTGGTCGCGCAGAACGAGGCCAGGGCGGCACACAACGCCGAGATCCTGCCCCAGCATCTCGTCCTCGGACTCCTGGCCGATCCCGAAGGGCTCGGCGCCCGGGCGATCGCCGCGCAGGGCGTGAAACTGGATTCGGTCCGGCACGCCGCGACCGCGACGCTGCCCCCCGCCGCCGAGGAGGTGCCCGCACTCGTTCCCTTCGATGCTCAGTCACGCAAGGCGCTCGAACTGACGTTCCGTGAGGCACTACGTTTGGGGCACAACTACATCGGCACCGAGCACATCCTGCTGGCCCTGCTCGAGGTCGAGGACGGGGTCGGTGTGCTCACCGGACTGGGTGTCGACAAAGCTGCCGCCGAGGAGAACATCGCCGCCAACCTCGACGCCATCGTCGCCGCCCGCGAAAAGGAGTGA
- a CDS encoding PadR family transcriptional regulator: MHIEKDLVAASATPLVLGILAEGESYGYAILKRVNDLSGGRIQWTDGMLYPLLHRLERLGYVSASWGASDSGRRRKHYTITAAGREMLAERRAQWDVVADALSQVWRSVQLPPASAQGWS; the protein is encoded by the coding sequence ATGCATATCGAGAAAGATCTGGTGGCAGCCTCGGCCACTCCCCTCGTACTCGGAATTCTCGCGGAAGGCGAGTCGTACGGGTACGCCATTCTGAAACGAGTCAACGACCTGTCCGGCGGACGGATTCAGTGGACCGACGGAATGTTGTACCCCCTCCTGCATCGCCTGGAAAGATTGGGATACGTGTCGGCGTCGTGGGGTGCCTCCGACAGCGGGCGAAGGCGCAAGCACTACACGATCACCGCTGCGGGCCGGGAGATGCTCGCGGAACGACGCGCCCAATGGGACGTCGTCGCGGACGCTCTGAGCCAGGTGTGGCGCTCCGTCCAGCTACCCCCAGCCTCCGCCCAAGGATGGTCGTGA